One window from the genome of Pedococcus badiiscoriae encodes:
- a CDS encoding glycosyltransferase family 2 protein, which produces MSSHPPAETPAHAPSVSVIVPVLNEERHLRDAVEMILAQDYPGPLEVVLALGPSRDRTDAVAAELAAADPRVRTVPNPSGKTPNGLNAAIAASRHEVVARVDGHAEIPTDYVATAVAELTRVDADNVGGLMLAEGRTAFERAVACAMRSPIGVGNARFHVGGGAGEADTVYLGVFRRSALERVGGYDEHFARAQDWEMNHRIRQTGGRVWFTPDLKVTYRPRSTFAALGKQYFYYGRWRRVVARHHVGTINVRYLAPPVMVAGTTVAIAAGFLWWPAWLVPAAYGVAITAGGLAISSGESLRTRLLTPLALGVMHWSWGIGFITSPPGLAR; this is translated from the coding sequence ATGAGCTCCCATCCCCCCGCCGAGACCCCCGCCCACGCACCATCCGTCAGCGTCATCGTGCCCGTGCTCAACGAGGAACGACACCTGCGCGACGCCGTGGAGATGATCCTCGCCCAGGACTACCCCGGCCCCCTCGAGGTCGTGCTGGCGCTGGGCCCCTCGAGGGACCGCACCGATGCGGTGGCCGCAGAGCTCGCGGCGGCCGACCCCCGCGTGCGCACCGTGCCGAACCCGAGCGGGAAGACGCCGAACGGCCTCAACGCCGCCATCGCGGCCTCTCGGCACGAGGTCGTGGCGCGGGTTGACGGGCACGCCGAGATCCCCACCGACTACGTCGCGACGGCGGTGGCCGAGCTGACCCGCGTGGATGCCGACAACGTCGGGGGACTGATGCTGGCCGAGGGTCGTACGGCGTTCGAGCGGGCCGTGGCGTGTGCGATGCGCAGCCCCATCGGCGTCGGCAACGCCCGGTTCCACGTCGGGGGCGGCGCAGGCGAGGCCGACACGGTGTACCTCGGCGTCTTCCGGCGCAGTGCCCTGGAACGGGTGGGTGGGTACGACGAGCACTTCGCCCGCGCCCAGGACTGGGAGATGAACCACCGGATCCGGCAGACGGGCGGCCGGGTGTGGTTCACGCCCGACCTCAAGGTGACCTACCGCCCGCGGAGCACGTTCGCGGCGCTGGGCAAGCAGTACTTCTACTACGGGCGCTGGCGCCGCGTCGTGGCCAGGCACCACGTCGGCACCATCAACGTCCGCTACCTGGCACCGCCGGTCATGGTGGCCGGCACGACGGTCGCCATCGCGGCAGGCTTCCTGTGGTGGCCCGCCTGGCTGGTGCCCGCGGCATACGGCGTCGCCATCACGGCCGGTGGCCTGGCGATCAGCAGCGGTGAGTCGCTGCGCACCCGCCTCCTGACCCCCCTCGCGCTCGGCGTCATGCACTGGTCGTGGGGGATCGGATTCATCACGAGCCCACCCGGACTGGCACGCTGA
- a CDS encoding ABC transporter ATP-binding protein — MSSLSASSHNSVVKVENLSITYRTTFERVPTFKNAITRLGHGQRAVREIQALKNVSFDVPDGTALGIIGNNGAGKSTLMRAMAGILPPTEGRIEVHGRVSPLLSLGVGFNAQLSGRENIILGGLASGLSRKAVAARAEQVTEFADLQEFIDAPMRTYSSGMYSRLGFSVAVHMDPDILMIDEALSAGDASFKSKAAAKMAELRSNARAFFLVSHSLSSINELCNDAIWLHKGQVMMRGTPEEVTEKYTEFVNVGQSAVVLEDL; from the coding sequence GTGAGTTCGCTGTCCGCCTCTAGCCACAACTCGGTGGTCAAGGTCGAGAACCTCTCGATCACCTACCGAACCACGTTCGAACGGGTGCCCACGTTCAAGAACGCCATCACCCGCTTGGGCCATGGCCAGCGCGCGGTCCGCGAGATCCAGGCGCTCAAGAACGTCAGCTTCGACGTGCCCGACGGCACCGCCCTCGGCATCATCGGCAACAACGGCGCCGGCAAGTCGACCCTCATGCGGGCCATGGCGGGGATCCTGCCGCCCACCGAGGGGCGCATCGAGGTCCACGGCCGGGTCAGTCCGCTGCTCTCGCTCGGCGTCGGCTTCAACGCCCAGCTCTCCGGTCGCGAGAACATCATCCTGGGTGGTCTGGCCAGCGGGCTGTCGCGCAAGGCTGTCGCTGCCCGTGCCGAGCAGGTCACGGAGTTCGCGGACCTGCAGGAGTTCATCGACGCCCCGATGCGCACCTACTCCTCGGGCATGTACAGCCGGCTGGGCTTCTCGGTCGCCGTGCACATGGACCCCGACATCCTCATGATCGACGAGGCACTGTCCGCCGGGGACGCCTCCTTCAAGTCCAAGGCCGCCGCGAAGATGGCCGAGCTGCGCTCCAACGCCCGCGCCTTCTTCCTCGTGAGCCACTCGCTGTCCTCGATCAACGAGCTGTGCAACGACGCCATCTGGCTGCACAAGGGCCAGGTGATGATGCGGGGCACGCCCGAGGAAGTCACCGAGAAGTACACCGAGTTCGTCAACGTGGGCCAGTCCGCCGTCGTCCTCGAGGACCTGTGA
- a CDS encoding LCP family protein translates to MTGRQTRPDDARAIPQRDAGGDRRGYDGTEAGTADGVYTVDVRGRRRARSGPGAPDEARDEGPRRRRLPVVRIVLVLVAAWLAFMIFTPLHAWNAVAKVDTTPAGTRPADTKGFNYLLVGSDSRAGLTAAQRRELRTGKAVGRRTDSIILVHVPQDGGKPALISIPRDSYVPIPGHGSNKINAAFAFGGPNLLVQTIEHVTDLHIDGYVEIGFAGFASVVDSVGGVNICVPFHMDDHKAGINLQKGCQVLDGKNALGFVRARYSDPRGDIGRAERQRQFLAAIMKQALTPATVLIPTRYWGFTHAAAQGLIVGQDTSLRDATRVLLAMRAVSKGQGLSLVVPIQSVNYQTSAGDSVKWDTQRAKALFTMLRNDQPLEAPPAGTNGKPSGG, encoded by the coding sequence ATGACTGGACGCCAGACCCGCCCGGACGACGCACGAGCCATCCCCCAGCGGGACGCCGGCGGAGACCGTCGGGGTTACGACGGGACCGAAGCGGGCACCGCAGACGGGGTGTACACCGTCGACGTCCGCGGCCGTCGGCGAGCGCGGTCCGGACCGGGAGCGCCGGACGAGGCACGCGACGAAGGGCCTCGGCGGCGCCGTCTCCCCGTCGTGCGCATCGTGCTGGTGCTCGTGGCGGCGTGGCTGGCGTTCATGATCTTCACCCCCCTGCACGCCTGGAACGCCGTGGCCAAGGTCGACACCACACCCGCTGGGACCCGCCCGGCTGACACCAAGGGCTTCAACTACCTGCTCGTCGGCTCGGACAGCCGCGCCGGCCTCACCGCGGCCCAGCGCAGGGAGCTCAGGACCGGCAAGGCGGTCGGACGCCGAACCGACTCGATCATCCTGGTCCACGTCCCGCAGGACGGCGGCAAGCCCGCCCTCATCTCCATCCCCCGCGACAGCTACGTGCCGATCCCGGGACACGGCAGCAACAAGATCAATGCCGCCTTCGCGTTCGGCGGGCCCAACCTGCTGGTGCAGACCATCGAGCACGTCACCGACCTGCACATCGATGGGTACGTCGAGATCGGCTTCGCGGGCTTCGCCTCCGTGGTGGACAGCGTCGGCGGCGTCAACATCTGCGTGCCTTTCCACATGGACGACCACAAGGCCGGCATCAACCTGCAGAAGGGCTGCCAGGTCCTCGACGGCAAGAACGCCCTGGGCTTCGTCCGGGCCCGCTACTCGGACCCGCGCGGGGACATCGGGCGCGCGGAACGGCAGCGTCAGTTCCTCGCCGCCATCATGAAGCAGGCCCTGACGCCTGCCACCGTGCTCATCCCGACGCGCTACTGGGGCTTCACGCATGCCGCGGCCCAGGGCCTGATCGTCGGGCAGGACACCTCCCTGCGTGACGCCACCCGGGTGCTGCTGGCCATGCGGGCGGTCTCCAAGGGGCAGGGACTCAGCCTCGTCGTCCCGATCCAGAGCGTGAACTACCAGACGTCGGCAGGCGACTCGGTCAAGTGGGACACCCAGCGCGCCAAGGCGCTGTTCACCATGCTGCGCAACGACCAGCCCCTCGAGGCGCCCCCCGCCGGCACGAACGGCAAGCCCTCCGGAGGCTGA
- a CDS encoding glycosyltransferase, translating to MRVLMLVATSVATDTRVLREAATLVADGHEVHIVGKSVPTDFSPPPGVTVSSVGTSSVFRAEGAESAGHRRLAPHLRLARWVLLPQHRNSAFGRWAQGAVADARARSFDVVHAHDFTALEAGATLAEHRGVPLVYDSHELWAGRPRQYRPTPVQDWRERRVEARLGARAAAVVTVGEGVADVLRRRYGWSHVVVVRNTFEAVEGGPPATPTAAVYAGRLAPYRELEVIAQASRTSPLPITLVGPSDPSWLARFEPGDTTVRSAVGVAEVTHLLQEAGIALVTHGDNFDNLRLALPNKAFQAVAAGVPVVATDVGELAALVREHGIGALYAPGDAAGLVRAIESVVADYPRWCAQVASARSALGWEVDAQRLREVYHRVA from the coding sequence ATGCGCGTTCTCATGCTCGTGGCCACCTCGGTGGCCACCGACACCAGGGTGCTCCGTGAGGCGGCCACCCTGGTCGCCGACGGACACGAGGTGCACATCGTCGGCAAGAGCGTGCCCACCGACTTCTCGCCGCCACCCGGGGTGACCGTGTCCAGCGTCGGCACCTCATCGGTGTTCCGGGCCGAGGGCGCCGAGTCGGCCGGCCACCGCAGGCTCGCGCCGCACCTGCGGCTGGCCCGCTGGGTCCTGCTTCCACAGCACCGCAACTCCGCCTTCGGGCGGTGGGCGCAGGGCGCGGTGGCGGATGCGCGGGCCCGCAGCTTCGACGTCGTCCACGCCCACGACTTCACCGCCCTCGAGGCGGGGGCGACGCTGGCCGAACACCGTGGCGTGCCGCTCGTCTACGACAGCCACGAGCTCTGGGCCGGCCGTCCGCGGCAGTACCGCCCCACCCCGGTGCAGGACTGGCGCGAACGCCGCGTCGAGGCGCGCCTCGGCGCCAGGGCGGCCGCGGTCGTGACGGTGGGGGAGGGCGTCGCCGACGTCCTGCGGCGGCGTTACGGGTGGTCCCACGTGGTCGTCGTGCGCAACACCTTCGAGGCCGTCGAGGGTGGCCCGCCCGCCACCCCCACGGCAGCGGTGTATGCCGGTCGGCTGGCTCCCTACCGCGAGCTCGAGGTGATCGCGCAGGCGTCGCGCACCAGCCCGCTGCCGATCACGCTCGTGGGGCCGAGCGACCCGTCCTGGCTGGCCCGCTTCGAGCCCGGTGACACGACCGTCCGCAGCGCGGTCGGGGTGGCGGAGGTCACCCACCTCCTCCAGGAGGCCGGCATCGCCCTCGTCACGCACGGTGACAACTTCGACAACCTGCGCCTCGCCCTGCCGAACAAGGCCTTCCAGGCCGTCGCGGCGGGGGTGCCCGTCGTTGCCACGGACGTGGGGGAGCTGGCGGCCCTGGTGCGCGAGCACGGGATCGGCGCGCTCTACGCCCCCGGCGACGCGGCGGGGCTGGTCCGCGCCATCGAGTCGGTCGTCGCGGACTACCCGCGCTGGTGCGCCCAGGTGGCGTCGGCGAGATCAGCCCTAGGGTGGGAAGTGGATGCCCAGAGGTTGCGCGAGGTCTACCACCGCGTGGCCTGA
- a CDS encoding ABC transporter permease: MSSDHQVVLSEPENQFTTTHHVYEPHRAGIPPLRSYATELFRRREFAAEMSRSNLRAANSTTVFGQIWLILNPLLLAGVYFVLVQVLSGGNRGLEFFAKLTAGLFTFYFVAGSMSTGAASVVSGGKLLMNTAFPRLLMPFSAVRTAFFRFLPTAFVYFVFHIAAGRPWRLATLAALPFLLLLVIFSLGLASFFATMQVYFRDTTSFMPYVNRIWLYLSPVLWTLDGVPHRFQRFTDVLVVINPLFSLLGGFSQALVDGVVPELKVWLIAMAWAFGTFAIGTLFFMSREREFAVRL, encoded by the coding sequence ATGAGCAGCGATCACCAAGTGGTGCTCAGCGAACCGGAGAACCAGTTCACGACGACACACCACGTCTACGAACCACACCGGGCAGGCATCCCTCCGTTGCGCTCCTACGCGACCGAGCTCTTCCGCCGCCGTGAGTTCGCGGCGGAGATGTCGCGCTCGAACCTTCGTGCGGCCAACTCCACGACGGTGTTCGGACAGATCTGGCTGATCCTCAACCCGCTGCTGCTCGCCGGCGTGTACTTCGTCCTCGTGCAGGTGCTGAGCGGTGGCAACCGCGGACTCGAGTTCTTCGCCAAGCTGACCGCGGGACTGTTCACGTTCTACTTCGTGGCCGGCTCGATGTCGACGGGCGCCGCCTCCGTCGTCAGTGGCGGCAAGCTCCTGATGAACACCGCGTTCCCCCGACTCCTGATGCCGTTCTCGGCCGTGCGCACCGCGTTCTTCCGGTTCCTGCCGACCGCCTTCGTCTACTTCGTCTTCCACATCGCGGCGGGGCGCCCCTGGAGGCTCGCGACGCTGGCAGCCTTGCCCTTCCTCCTGCTGCTGGTCATCTTCTCGCTCGGGCTCGCGTCGTTCTTCGCGACGATGCAGGTGTACTTCCGCGACACCACCAGCTTCATGCCGTACGTCAACCGCATCTGGCTCTACCTCTCGCCGGTGCTGTGGACGCTCGACGGCGTGCCGCACCGGTTCCAGCGCTTCACCGACGTGCTCGTGGTGATCAACCCGTTGTTCTCCCTGCTGGGCGGTTTCAGCCAGGCGCTGGTCGACGGGGTGGTGCCGGAGCTCAAGGTCTGGCTGATCGCGATGGCGTGGGCTTTCGGCACGTTCGCCATCGGTACGTTGTTCTTCATGTCGAGGGAGCGTGAGTTCGCTGTCCGCCTCTAG
- a CDS encoding alpha/beta fold hydrolase: protein MNRKLGIVGAAGIVAGLMLASAPAQAQSSAPSPAARTHVAAYVPPPIAWGPCSSSTLQQFGAQCGMLTVPLDYAHPAGTKIQLAVSRVTHTTPSSQYQGVVLVNPGGPGGSGLVYSIFQSFIPNDGGMSYDWIGFDPRGVGSSVPSLTCDGNYFGFNRPSFVPVNERVEHAWLVKTRNYTRACKAAGGALLEHLKTTDSVADMESIRIALGQSKINYYGFSYGTYLGQVYATLHPNRVRRFILDSNVDPRRVWYQANLDQDYAFDKNLGIYLNWVAAHDSSYHLGTSGAALLRTYYRVLNRLRTHPQAGGLVGPDEWTDAIVPAAYYVYGWDTTAQAIAAAVNGGDFTAIRDLYVSSTGGQGPGADNGYAVYLAVQCSDVRWPQAWSTWERDNNRVYSRAPFLTWDNAWYNAPCRGWGAKPGTPVTVNGQRSPAMLLVDETNDAATPYAGSLYVRSIFPKSVLIEGVGGTTHAGSLSGVACTDDKIAAYLATGALPKRVSGNRSDVQCAPVPPPTPTVAAATASRKATTKPARVGTLRQVLGPIGRDR, encoded by the coding sequence ATGAACAGGAAGCTCGGTATCGTCGGCGCAGCCGGCATCGTCGCAGGGCTGATGCTCGCCAGCGCGCCCGCGCAGGCACAGAGCAGCGCACCGTCGCCCGCTGCCCGCACCCACGTCGCGGCATACGTCCCGCCGCCCATCGCGTGGGGCCCGTGCAGCAGCTCGACGCTGCAGCAGTTCGGCGCCCAGTGCGGCATGCTGACCGTCCCCTTGGACTACGCGCACCCGGCCGGCACCAAGATCCAGCTCGCGGTGTCACGGGTGACGCACACGACCCCCAGCTCGCAGTACCAGGGAGTGGTGCTGGTCAACCCAGGCGGCCCGGGTGGCTCCGGTCTCGTGTACTCCATCTTCCAGTCGTTCATCCCGAACGACGGGGGCATGTCCTATGACTGGATCGGCTTCGACCCGCGCGGTGTCGGGTCCAGCGTCCCGTCCCTGACCTGCGACGGAAACTACTTCGGCTTCAACCGGCCCTCGTTCGTTCCGGTCAACGAGCGGGTTGAGCACGCGTGGTTGGTCAAGACCCGGAACTACACCAGGGCGTGCAAGGCGGCCGGAGGGGCGCTGCTGGAGCATCTCAAGACGACCGACTCGGTCGCCGACATGGAAAGCATCCGGATCGCGCTGGGGCAGTCGAAGATCAACTACTACGGGTTCTCGTACGGCACCTACCTGGGCCAGGTGTACGCCACGCTGCACCCGAACCGGGTTCGCCGGTTCATCTTGGACTCGAACGTCGACCCGCGCCGCGTCTGGTACCAGGCCAACCTCGACCAGGACTACGCCTTCGACAAGAACCTGGGTATCTACCTGAACTGGGTCGCGGCCCACGACAGCAGCTACCACCTGGGGACCAGCGGCGCCGCGCTGCTCAGGACCTACTACCGCGTCCTGAACCGGCTGCGGACCCACCCCCAGGCCGGTGGCCTTGTCGGGCCGGACGAGTGGACTGACGCCATCGTCCCGGCCGCGTACTACGTGTATGGCTGGGACACCACAGCCCAGGCCATTGCTGCGGCAGTCAACGGCGGTGACTTCACCGCCATCCGTGACCTGTATGTCAGCTCGACCGGTGGCCAGGGTCCGGGGGCCGACAACGGGTACGCCGTGTACCTGGCCGTGCAGTGCTCGGACGTCCGGTGGCCCCAGGCGTGGTCGACGTGGGAGAGGGACAACAACCGGGTGTACTCGCGGGCGCCGTTCCTGACCTGGGACAACGCCTGGTACAACGCCCCGTGCCGCGGTTGGGGTGCCAAGCCGGGCACGCCGGTGACGGTCAACGGTCAGCGGTCGCCGGCGATGCTGCTGGTCGATGAGACCAACGACGCCGCCACCCCGTACGCCGGCAGCCTGTACGTCCGCAGCATCTTCCCGAAGTCAGTGCTCATCGAAGGAGTCGGCGGCACCACCCACGCGGGTTCGCTGTCGGGAGTGGCCTGCACCGACGACAAGATCGCGGCTTACCTGGCGACGGGTGCGCTGCCGAAGCGGGTGTCCGGCAACCGCTCGGACGTGCAGTGCGCGCCGGTGCCGCCGCCCACGCCGACCGTCGCGGCCGCGACCGCAAGCCGGAAGGCCACCACGAAGCCGGCGCGGGTCGGGACCCTTCGGCAGGTTCTCGGACCCATCGGCCGAGACCGCTGA
- a CDS encoding LCP family protein, translating into MRATEVASTREETGLYVSERSTTALADGGVLTPRMRRRRAFALVLLTLVLPGSAQLVAGRRDLGRFALRVWGLVVGVCLLVGVVFLVQRSLALSLFSRGAVLTFVESVFFALAALWALLFLDAWRLGQPTTLVVRARRWLTAITAVLLVMTSGSLVYAASNVGAGRDALDSMFQGTTAAKATKGRYNILVLGGDSGADRVGTRPDSIQLVSVDATTGRAVTFGFSRDTENINFRPGSTMKRLMPAGWNCGDQCLLNGLFTWATDHKAMFPPGTRDPGVLATREAVEALSGLDVQYFVLIDLRGFSGLIDALGGLDVNVQKRTPIGGGTSRISGWIEPGLQHLDGTHALWYARAREGSSNYDRMARQRCVMTAMVQQVDPQALVLHFAGIAAATKGVLKTDLPQSELGYFADLALKTRAQKIKSVNFVPPLIKPWHYDPAIIRSTVASTIQASEDGTSASESVARKAAAGSASAARSGTTAGTPSAATPAPDASVGTPSAPANAKTTDLGGICSAG; encoded by the coding sequence ATGAGGGCCACCGAGGTCGCGTCGACGCGTGAAGAGACTGGTTTGTACGTGTCCGAGCGCAGCACCACGGCCCTGGCCGACGGCGGGGTGCTCACCCCACGGATGCGACGGCGGCGCGCCTTCGCCCTCGTCCTGCTGACCCTCGTGTTGCCGGGTAGCGCCCAGCTCGTCGCCGGTCGTCGTGACCTCGGGCGCTTCGCACTGCGGGTCTGGGGTCTGGTCGTGGGGGTCTGCCTGCTGGTCGGCGTCGTCTTCCTGGTGCAGCGCTCCCTGGCCCTCAGTCTCTTCAGCCGGGGTGCTGTCCTGACGTTCGTGGAGTCGGTCTTCTTCGCCCTGGCCGCACTCTGGGCGCTGTTGTTCCTCGACGCGTGGCGGCTGGGACAGCCGACCACCCTCGTCGTCCGGGCCCGCCGCTGGCTGACCGCCATCACCGCGGTGCTCCTGGTCATGACCTCGGGCAGCCTGGTCTACGCGGCCTCCAACGTGGGTGCCGGACGCGACGCGCTCGACTCGATGTTCCAGGGCACCACGGCCGCCAAGGCGACCAAGGGCCGCTACAACATCCTGGTGCTCGGAGGCGACTCCGGGGCCGACCGCGTCGGGACCCGGCCCGACAGCATCCAGCTCGTCAGCGTGGATGCCACGACGGGGCGGGCGGTCACGTTCGGCTTCTCCCGCGACACCGAGAACATCAACTTCCGCCCCGGCTCGACGATGAAGCGGCTGATGCCGGCGGGGTGGAACTGCGGCGACCAGTGCCTGCTCAACGGCCTGTTCACGTGGGCCACGGACCACAAGGCGATGTTCCCCCCGGGGACCCGGGACCCCGGTGTCCTGGCGACGAGGGAGGCGGTCGAAGCGCTGTCGGGCCTCGATGTGCAGTACTTCGTGCTCATCGACCTGCGAGGTTTCAGCGGTCTGATCGACGCGCTGGGTGGGCTCGACGTGAACGTCCAGAAGCGCACCCCGATCGGAGGTGGCACGTCACGGATCAGCGGATGGATCGAGCCCGGCCTCCAGCACCTTGATGGCACCCACGCGCTCTGGTACGCCCGGGCCCGTGAGGGCTCGTCGAACTACGACCGGATGGCGCGTCAGCGCTGCGTGATGACCGCGATGGTGCAACAGGTCGACCCGCAGGCCCTGGTGCTCCACTTCGCCGGCATCGCCGCCGCGACCAAGGGCGTGCTCAAGACAGACCTGCCCCAGTCCGAGCTCGGCTACTTTGCCGACCTGGCCCTGAAGACCCGCGCGCAGAAGATCAAGAGCGTCAACTTCGTCCCGCCCCTGATCAAGCCGTGGCACTACGACCCGGCCATCATCCGGTCCACGGTGGCCTCGACGATCCAGGCCTCGGAGGACGGGACCAGCGCCTCGGAGTCAGTGGCCCGCAAGGCTGCCGCGGGCTCGGCGTCCGCGGCCCGCTCGGGTACCACAGCGGGGACGCCCAGCGCGGCCACCCCGGCGCCCGATGCCTCGGTCGGGACGCCGAGCGCCCCCGCGAACGCGAAGACCACCGACCTCGGCGGGATCTGTTCTGCGGGATGA